The Flavobacterium sp. K5-23 genome segment GTATATTTGCAAACGATTATAATTATGAGGATCAAAACTTAGAAATTATAACTCATAACTTATAACTTTCTAAAATGAAATTATCACATTTTCAATTTGACTTACCTAAAGAACTTCTTGCCGAGTATCCGTCTGAAAACAGAGATGAATCGCGCTTGATGGTTATTGATCGTAAAAAACAAACGATCGAACATAAAACTTTCAAAGATGTAATTGATTATTTTGATGATGGGGATGTTTTAATATTAAATAACACCAAAGTTTTTCCAGCTCGTTTATATGGTAACAAAGAAAAAACAGGAGCTAGAATTGAAGTTTTCTTACTTAGAGAATTAAATGCTGAGCAACGTCTTTGGGATGTATTAGTAGATCCAGCACGTAAAATCAGAATCGGAAATAAATTGTATTTCGGGGATGATGATTCATTAGTGGCTGAGGTTATTGATAATACAACTTCTCGTGGAAGAACATTGCGTTTCCTTTACGATGGTTCGTATGAAGAATTCAGAAAAAAATTAACGGAACTTGGAGAAACTCCTATCCCAAAATACATAAGTAGAGACGTAACTCCTGAAGATGCTGAGCGTTACCAAACTATTTATGCTAAAGAGGAAGGTTCTGTAGCAGCTCCAACTGCTGGACTTCACTTCTCTAAGCATTTATTGAAAAAATTGGAAATTAAAGGAATCAAATTTGCTGAGGTAACACTTCACGTAGGTTTAGGAACTTTCAATCCAGTTGAAGTTGAAGATTTATCAAAGCACAAGATGGATTCTGAGGAATTAAAAATTACTCAAGAAGCTTGTGATATTGTAAATGATGCAAAAGTGAAAAAGAAACGTATTTGCGCTGTAGGTACTACATCAATGCGTGCTATTGAAAGTTCTGTCTCGTCTCAAAGCACATTGAATCCTTTTGACGGATGGACAAACAAATTTATCTTCCCTCCTCATGAATTCAGTTTGGCAACTTGTATGATTACAAATTTCCATACTCCAAAATCAACTTTGTTAATGATGATTTCCGCTTTTTGTGGTCACGATTTAATGAAAAGAGCGTATGAAGAAGCTATTAAAGAAGAGTATAAATTCTATTCTTACGGTGATGCGATGCTTATCATCTAAAAACATACCTAAAGGTTAATTCACAAATCTCGTCAGCAATGGCGAGATTTTTTTTTGGGCGTTTTCGGGCTGTCCATTTCAAGTTTATTATTAAAAATAAAGTAATACTAGTAGTCCGGGAGCTTCCGTTGGTCGCTTCCTCCTTACTGTATTACTACTATTTTCAATAATAAAGCTTTCCATTTCCATCCCTAACGCAGTACATTTCCATCCCTAACGCAGTAGATGATGAATAATTTTGGTTTTTTACACTTATCCCTTTTCCTTGTTTTTCCTTTCTCGATAATTTCTTTTTACTATTTTTACGACACAAACACGATATATAATGATTTTCGAAAATACTAAAGAATTTGCACAGCAACTTGATTCTCAAGACAAACTAAATAAATATAGAGATGAATTTATTTTTCCAAAAGTAAACGGAGAAAAAGTAATCTATTTTACCGGAAATTCATTGGGACTACAACCCAAAAGAACAAAAGCCTATGTTGATGAAGTAATGGACGACTGGGCAAATCTCGCTGTAGAAGGGCATTTTTATGCTAAAAAACCGTGGTGGGATTATCAAGAAAGATTCGCAAATCCGTTGAGTAAAATAGTAGGGGCATTGCCTTCTGAAATTACGGTAATGAATACCTTAACTGTAAATCTGCACTTGTTGATGGTTTCTTTTTATCGTCCTACAGCAACAAGGTATAAAATCATTTGCGAAGAAAAAGCATTCCCATCAGATCAGTATATGTTTCAATCCCAGGTTCATTCTCACGGTTTAAAGCCTGAAGATGCAATTGTCGAAATTAAACGGAGAGAAGGGGAACACAATATCCGTATTGAAGATGTTTTAGCTAAAATTGCCGAAGTAGGTGACGAATTAGCTTTAGTATTAATAGGAGGAGTGAACTATTACACGGGGCAAGTTTTTGATATGAAAACTATAACTGCTGCGGGACATAAGACAGGAGCAAAAGTAGGATGGGATTTAGCCCATGCTGCCGGAAACATTAAATTAGAACTACACGATTGGAATGTGGATTTTGCTGCCTGGTGCAGTTATAAATATATGAATTCAGGACCTGGAAACGCGTCTGGTTGTTTTGTGCATGAAAAACACCATAATAACCCTGATTTACCAAGATTTGCCGGTTGGTGGGGACACAATAAAGAACGCCGTTTCAAGATGGAGCCTACATTCGACCCAGTTCATGGCGCTGATGGTTGGCAAGTCAGTAATTTACCAATACTTTCCCTAGCACCTTACTTAGCTTCAGTTGAAATGTTTGACGAAATAGGAATGGATGCGCTTATTGAAAAAAGAGATAAAATCACTTCATACCTAGAATTTATTCTTCATGAAATAGATAAAGAAGTAGATAGTACATTCGAAATCATTACTCCAACAGATCTTTCTGAAAGAGGATGTCAACTTTCCGTTCTTCTGCATGGTGAGGGACGTAGCCTTTTTGATTATTTAATGAAGAGGGGTGTTATTACCGATTGGCGTGAGCCTAATGTAATTCGTTTAGCTCCTGTGCCATTATATTGTTCTTTTGAAGACATGTATGATTTTGGTCAAATATTGAAAGAAGGTATATTGCTTTAATACTTATAAGTTAAGATGATTTTTATTCTTGGAATTTTACAACTATTTGACGGAATTGTATAAGTCTTTATGCAGGATTTAGCTGTCTCTTTGTTCAGTTATAAAATCTAAAAATCACAATTATGAAAATAGTATATTTTGCGTTATTAGCGCTAGCATTAGTTTCTTGTAAAAATCAAGGAGAAATGAATATTGAAGATGCCAAGCAGGTAAGTATAGATTCAATGAAAATTGAAATTGAGAAGCAAAAAGTTATCGATTCAATGCAAATTGAAATGAGTAAAGCAGCTGCGCAAAAAGAAGTTGTTATTGTTAATCAACCGGCTGGAAGCACTACAACTACTACAACTGTGACTAAGAAGAAGGGTTGGAGTGGAGCAGCAAAAGGGGCCGTAATTGGTGCTGGAGTTGGAGCTGTAACAGGTGCGGTTATTAGCAAGAAAAAAGGAGAAGGAGCTATAATAGGTGGCCTCGCAGGTGCTGGTGTTGGTGCTGGAACTGGCGCAATTATCGACGGAAGTAAAAAGGAATAGAATAATTTATTTATTATATAAAAGGAGTGTCTAAGTCGTATTTGTGATTTAGACACTTTTTTTGTTTAACATTATTTTAGTGGAATAGAGGGAGTGATTTGTTGGACCTATACATATTCAAGAAGTATCTTTCTATGAATAAAATATTGAATTTTCAGAATTGTTATTCATTGTTGTTAAGCAATTTGTTAGAATTATTTTGAAATCATTTATATTTGTTTGCTTAATAAAACTTAAAAATGAATAAAATTAAAAAAGGACTACTGGTTTTAATAATAATAATGGTAGTGCTAGCATTAGCTTTGAGTGTTTATGGTTACTATTTAAAACCTAAATATGAAGGGAATGTAGATTTGAAAAACATTAAAGAAGAAACTACGGTGTATTTTGATGAATTTGGTGTGCCTCATATTTATGCCAATAATTCCAAAGATGCAATGGTGGCTTTGGGATATGTGCATGCGCAAGATCGTTTATGGCAGATGGAATTAATCCGACGCATTGCACCTGGTCGTTTGTCAGAAATTTTCGGATCTGTTGCTTTAAAGAATGATAAATTTTTTGCAGGGCTTGGTATTGAAGAAGCTTCGGAAATTGCGATTTCAGAATTGGATAAAAACAGTCAAAGTTATCAATTGATGTTGTCTTATTTAGAAGGGATCAATCAATATATGGATGTAGGAACTTCTCCTATTGAGTTTCAAATGTTAGGTATAAAGAAAGAGAAATTTACAATAAAAGACGTTTATAATATTTATGGATATATGTCTTTTAGCTTTGCTATGGCACAAAAGTCTGATCCTCTACTGACTGATATTCGAAACAAATACGGAATGGAATATTTGAAAGATTTTGGAATTGATGGCTCTTTTAATTCTACCCAAATTAAAAACGCTAAAGAAAACCCTGAAGAATATAGTGTTATTTCAAAA includes the following:
- the queA gene encoding tRNA preQ1(34) S-adenosylmethionine ribosyltransferase-isomerase QueA, whose translation is MKLSHFQFDLPKELLAEYPSENRDESRLMVIDRKKQTIEHKTFKDVIDYFDDGDVLILNNTKVFPARLYGNKEKTGARIEVFLLRELNAEQRLWDVLVDPARKIRIGNKLYFGDDDSLVAEVIDNTTSRGRTLRFLYDGSYEEFRKKLTELGETPIPKYISRDVTPEDAERYQTIYAKEEGSVAAPTAGLHFSKHLLKKLEIKGIKFAEVTLHVGLGTFNPVEVEDLSKHKMDSEELKITQEACDIVNDAKVKKKRICAVGTTSMRAIESSVSSQSTLNPFDGWTNKFIFPPHEFSLATCMITNFHTPKSTLLMMISAFCGHDLMKRAYEEAIKEEYKFYSYGDAMLII
- the kynU gene encoding kynureninase; translation: MIFENTKEFAQQLDSQDKLNKYRDEFIFPKVNGEKVIYFTGNSLGLQPKRTKAYVDEVMDDWANLAVEGHFYAKKPWWDYQERFANPLSKIVGALPSEITVMNTLTVNLHLLMVSFYRPTATRYKIICEEKAFPSDQYMFQSQVHSHGLKPEDAIVEIKRREGEHNIRIEDVLAKIAEVGDELALVLIGGVNYYTGQVFDMKTITAAGHKTGAKVGWDLAHAAGNIKLELHDWNVDFAAWCSYKYMNSGPGNASGCFVHEKHHNNPDLPRFAGWWGHNKERRFKMEPTFDPVHGADGWQVSNLPILSLAPYLASVEMFDEIGMDALIEKRDKITSYLEFILHEIDKEVDSTFEIITPTDLSERGCQLSVLLHGEGRSLFDYLMKRGVITDWREPNVIRLAPVPLYCSFEDMYDFGQILKEGILL
- a CDS encoding glycine zipper family protein; amino-acid sequence: MKIVYFALLALALVSCKNQGEMNIEDAKQVSIDSMKIEIEKQKVIDSMQIEMSKAAAQKEVVIVNQPAGSTTTTTTVTKKKGWSGAAKGAVIGAGVGAVTGAVISKKKGEGAIIGGLAGAGVGAGTGAIIDGSKKE